CCTGGACAACACCGTCGTCGTGGCGGCGGCGCAGCGCGGCGAGGTCGTCCGCATCGAGGTGCGCGGGCCGTACGCCGGCGGCGACACCGTGCACGAGCCGATCGTGCGCGGGATCGTCCGGGCGCACGGCGGTGTGCTGCAGACGCATGAGGTGCCGGGGATGAGCGGGAGCGCGTACGTCCTCGAAGTGCCGATCGGGGGCGGGGCCGGGGCGGTCGCCGCGGAGGCGGTCGACGAGGCCGTTCCCGATGCCCCCGAGGCGGCGGATGCCACCGCTGCCACTGCTGCCACCGCTGTTCCCGATGAGCAGTCCTCCGGTGGGGGGCGGCGTCGGGCGCGGCGGTCGTCCACCGATGCCTTCCTGGACGTGGATGCTCCGGGTGCCGAGGGTGATGTGGCCGGTGCGGGGGCCGGTGATTCCGGTGCTGCTGCTGGTGCCGACGGGGTCGTGCCCACCGGGCGGCGGCGGAGGCGGGCCGCCGGGGAACCGGCCGCCCTTCCGGCGCAGGCGTCCGGCGAGGGCGGGGCCGTGTCGGGCGGTACCGGGCGGCGGCGTGGTCGGCCCGCCGAGGACGCCGGTGCGGCTGCCCTCGGGAGTGCCGTCCAGGGTGTCGCCGAGGGGGCCGTCGTCACGGCCGCCGAGCACGCGGCCGGGACCGCCGCCTCGGGTACGGGGCTGGGCGGGACCGTTCCGCCGCAGGGCGTGCCCGCGCCGTCCGGGCGGCGGGCCCGGCGCGAACCGGGCGAGCAGCACGCGTTGCCGCCGGCGCTGCCCGCGTCGCCGTCCGGTGAGGCCGCTGGGGCCGCCGACGCGGCTCAGGGGCAGGCCCCGCAGCCGACAGGGCGTCGACGGCGGGCGCTGGCCGCCGCCACCGAGCGGGCGGCACAGCAGGAGGCCGCCGGGCCGCGCCAGGTGTTCGCGCTGCCGCCGGCCGAAGCCGACCAGGCGGGGCCGGGGCACCAGGAGGTTCCGGCTGCGCAGGCCGGCCAGGTGCCGGGTCAGGGCCAAGACCAGGGCCAGGGTCAGGGGGCCGTCGCGGTTCCCGGGCCCGGGGGCGGGGGCGTCGAGGAGGGGCGGCACGACGCCGTTCCGCACGACCAGTCCGCCGATCACACCCCGCCGCAGCCGCATCCCACCAGCGCCCCGACGGGTCGTCGGCGACGGGCCGTGGCGCCACAGCCGGTCGCCGAGGGGGCCGGACATCCGGTTCCTGCGGCGGGGGCTGGACATCCGCTTCCCGCGGCAGCGGGTGCCGACCAGGGCGGACCGGCAGCGGCGGGTTCCGTGCCCGGCGGTTCCATGCCCGCCGGTGTTGCGGCTGCCGGTGTTGTGGCCGCCGGTGCTGCGCCCGCCGGGGCCGAGCAGATGGTTCCCGCGCGGCAGGACGCCGACGGCCGGGTCCCGCAGGGGCAAGGTGTTCCGGGGCAGGGCGTTCCCGGGCAGGCCGTCCCCGCGCAGGGCGCGCCCGGGCAGGCCGGGGTGACCGCCGGTCAGGTCGCGCCGGGTACGGCCGTGCCGCCGCAGGGCGTGCCCGTTCCGCCGCAGGGCAACGCCGTCCAGCCGCAAGGCGTGCCCGCTCCGGCCCAGGGCAACGCGGTTCATCCCCAGGGCAACGCCCCGGGAGGTGCCCCTGGCGGGAGTGCTCCGCAGGGGAACGTCCCCCGACCGCAGGGGGCCGTGGCCGGACCGCAGGGCACTGCCGTTCCGCCCCAGGGCGTCGCGGCCCCGCCCCAGGGAGGCTCCGTACCTCCCCAGGGCGTCGTACCCCCGCAGGGCGTCGCCGCGCCCGCGCCGCAGGGCGTCGTACCCCCGCAGGGCGTCGCCGTACCGCCGCAGGCCGTGGCCGTCCCCGGTGGGCTCGGGCACAGTGTGCAGGCGGCGCTGCCGGGGCAGGCGGTTCAGGCTCCGGCCCAGACGCAGCCCCAGGCCGCGCAGCCCCTGCCGCAGCAGGGTGTCGCCGCGCCGGGGCAGCAGACCTCCGCCGGTCAGCCGCTGCCCGCCGAGGCCGCCCCGGGCCAGGGGACTCCGCCCCGCGGCACCCCCGCCGCCCAGACCTGGCCCGCCGCCGACGACACCTCGGGAGCCGGTGTCGCCGTACCGCCGAACGGCGCCCGGCAGGCCCCGCAGCCGCACACCCCGGCCCCGGGCACCCCGCTGCCCGCGGAGGGCGCTCCTCGGGCGGCCCAGCCGTTGCCCGCCGAGGCCGCCGCGGGCGTCGATCCGAACTCCACGCAGGGGCGGGCCATCAGCGTGCGGACGCTGGGGCAGGGCGTGCCCTTCAACCGGCAGGCGGCACAGGTCCAGCAGCCGGCCGCGCCCCCGGCTCCGGGCGGGACGCCGCCCCCGCACCAGCCCGGTGGGTCCGGACGGCGCCGCAAGCTCGGCACGCCGCCCGACCCGGCCACGCGTACGGAACAGGCGTCTCGCCCGGAGCAGGCCGCGCGGCCGCATCCGGCGGGCGAGGCGACGCCCGCGCCGGGCCCCGGCCAGGTGCCGGCCCCGGCTCAGGCACAGGTTCAGGCGCCGGTGTCCGCGCCGGTTCCGGCGCAGCCCTCCCTCGCCGGGCAGTCGCGGCTCGCGCAGGTGACCGAGGGCGGCGGGCGGTCGTACGCCATAGGCGCTCCGGACGAGAACGCCGCCGAGGGGCCGGAGCCGCTGGACGGGCCGGGCGGTGCCGTCGAGGTGGCCGATCCGCCGCGGCCGCAGCCGATGGACGACGAGCTGCCGCCGGAGCCGCTGGACAACCCGCGGCGGCTGCTGGTGTGGCCGGCGCCGGACGTCAGCACGCAGCAGGCGCTGAGCGACCGGGGCTACCGGCCGGTGATCGTGCACTCCCGCGAGGAGGTGGACGCGCAGATCGCGGCCTTCCCCGCCGCGCTGTTCGTCGACCCGCTGACCGGGCCGATCACCCGGACCGCGTTGCAGTCGCTGCGGCAGGCCGCGGTGGCCGCCGAGGTGCCGGTGCTGGTCACGGCCGGGCTCGGGCAGGCCTCGCGGGACGCGGCGTACGGCGCCGACCCGGCCGTGCTGCTGAAGGCGCTGGCGCCGCGCGACAGTGAGCAGCATCCGCCGCGCGTCCTGCTCATCGAGGAGCACGCGGAGATCGCGCTGGCGCTGACGGCGACGCTGGAGCGGCGCGGGATGCAGGTCGCGCGGGCCGCGAGTGAAGCGGACGCGGTGGCGCTGGCGGGGCAGTTCCGGCCGAACCTCGTCGTGATGGACCTGCTCCAGGTGCATCGTCGGCAGGCCGGGATCGTGGACTGGCTGCGGGCGAACGGGCAGCTCAACCGCACCCCGCTCGTCGTCTACACGGCCGCCGTCGACCAGGCCGACCTGCCGCGGCTGGCCTCCGGAGAAACGGTGCTCTTCCTCGCGGAGCGCTCCACCAGCGGCGAGGTGCAGACCCGGATCGTCGAGCTGCTGGCCCGGATCGGGACCAACTAGAACCCTGCGGCGGTTCGCCGGGGAGGCTACGAGCCTACGGCCGGTGCACGGAGACGACCTCGTACGGTACGAGGTCGAGCGTCGCGATCTCCAGGACCTGCTCCATGCACGCCCGCACCTCGGGGTCTTCGCGCGCGGCCGCCAGATCCGCTTGCGAGCGCCACTGGTTGTAGTTGGCCACTCGGGTGCCCTCAAGACCCCGGTGGATATTGGCCTGCACATAGCCGGGCTGCTTCGGCATGACCTCCCGCGCCATGTGCTGGAGCAGCTCGACGAGGCGTTGCTGATGCTCGGGAGCGACGGTGAAGACATTGATGTACGTGACCACGTCGCCGCCCGTGCTGATCTCGGTCATGTTCCGTATCTCCTCGCAGGCCCTGTGACACACGGTGTCCGTCGCCGGAGGCAACACGGACCGGCGCCGGGTTTCTTCCATGCCGTGGCGCCGCGCCACGCGCCCTAACGCGCCGTCAGCCGGCGGGCCGCCTCCTTGACCGAGGCGCGCAGGCGGTGCTGGTCGGTGTCGTCGTCGCCGACCAGGATGCGGCGCATCTGCGGGACGACGGCGGTCCAGTTGGCCAGGGCGGTCAGGAGGAAGAGCAGGTCGGCCGCAGGGATCGCGTCGGTGACGACTCCCCGGTCCTGGCCGTCCTGGAGGGCGGCGACCTTGCGGCGGTAGTGCTCCTGGCGGTCGGACTCGTGGGGCAGTTCGGCGTTGCCGTACTCCAGGCCCTCCCAGAAGAGCAGGCGCAGCAGTTCCGGGTGGGCGGCGTGGTAGTCCATGAGGCGGTCGATCCAGCCCTCGAGGTCGTCAGGGTCGACGGGGACGGCCTCGGCCAGGTGGAGCATCTTCCGCTCCAGGACGATCGCGAACAGCTCCGCCTTGTTGCCGAAGTAGGCGTAGATGAGCTGCTTGTTGGCCTTCGCCTCGGCGGCGATGCGGTCGATGCGGGCGCCGGCGATGCCGTGCCGGGCGAACTCGGCGACCGCCGCCTCGAAGATCCGGGCCTTGGTGGCCTCGGGGTCCCTTGCTGCCATGGGGGAGAGGGTAGCGCGCCGGGTAACCAACTGTTTGGTTGACAGGGAAGGGCGAGCGCACCCACACTGTTCCCCCATCGTCCAACCAACCAGTTAGTTGCTAGAGCCGACTCCAAGGAGTCCTCCCCTCATGCCGTCAGCGACCACGACCACGACCACGTCCCGACGGGCCGCCGCCCCCGTGCGGCAGAGGCGCACGCCCGCGCCCGGTCTCTTCCTCACCCTGCTCGCCGTCTGCAGCGCGGTGACCGCCGCCAACATCTACCTCGCCGCGCCGCTGCTCTCCCTCATGGCCCGCGACTTCGGCTCGGCGCCCTCGGCCCTCGCCTGGATCGCCTCGGTCGCGCAGCTCGGCTACGCGGTCGGCCTGCTGTTCTTCGCCCCGCTCGGCGACAGCGCGAACCGGCGTCGGCTGGTCGCGGGGCTCACCGTCGTCACCGCGCTGTCGCTGGCCGCCAGTGCGGCCGCGCCGGGCGCCGGCGCCCTCGCCGTCGCGATGTTCGTCGCCTCGGCCGCGACCGTCATCCCGCAGCTGCTCGTCCCGCTGGTCGCCGAGCGGGCCCCCGAGGACCGGCGGGCCCGGCATGTCGCGGCCGTCATAGCCGGCCTGTTCACCGGGATCGTCGCGGCCCGGGTGCTGGGCGGAATCGCCGGACAGGCCTTCGGCTGGCGCTGGGTGTTCGCCGGGGCGGCCCTGCTGACCCTCGTCCTGGGCCTCGCGACCGCCGTCGTCCTGCCGTCGCAGCGGCGGCGGGAAGGACCGCTGTTCGCGGGGCTGGCCGCGCTGCCGTCGGTGCTGCGGCGCTCGCCGGACCTGTGGCGGGCGTGCGTGCGGCAGGCCGGGATGTTCGGGGCGTGGAGCGCGCTGTGGACCTCGCTCGCGCTGCTGCTGACCGGTCCGGTGTACGGGCTGTCCACCGCGACCGCCGGGCTGTTCGGGCTCTTCGGGCTGACGGCGAGCGCGGTGGCGCCGCTGGCCGGCGGGCTCGTGGACCGGTTCGGCGCGGCGCGGGTCGTGCGGTCCGCGTATCTGCTCGCCGCGGTGTCCGTACCGCTGTTCTGGCTGGGAGGGCACGTGCTGGGGGCGCTGTTCGCCGCCGCGGTCCTGATCCACGCGGCGCTGGTCGCGTCCCACGTCGCCAACCAGACGCTCGCCCTGACCGCGACCTCCACGCCCGCCACCGCCAACACCGCCTACGTGGTCGCCGGCTTCGCGGGCGGCGCGGCCGCCTCGGCCCTCGCGGGCACCGCCTTCAGCCACTTCGGCTGGGGCGGGGTGTGCGCGGTTGCCGGGCTGTGGCTGGTGCTGGGGTGGGGGGTGACCTGGTCGCGGCGGTGATCCCGCTCGGTCGACGTGACAGCCCCTGGCCGTGGCCAGGGGCTGTCGGACGGGCCCGGGGGGTCAGGCGAGGCTCGTGACGTCCAGCTCGCCCTGTGCGTACTGCCTGCGCAGGACCTTCTTGTCGAACTTGCCGACGCTCGTCTTCGGGACCGACTCGATGACCGTCCAGCGCTCCGGGAGCTGCCACTTGGCGATCCTGCCCTCGTCGGCGAGGAAGGCGCGCAGGGTCTCGAACGTGGCGGTGGCGCCCTCCTTGAGGACGACCGTGGCCAGGGGGCGCTCGCCCCACTTGTCGTCGGGGACGGCGACGACCGCCGCCTCGGCGACGTCCGGGTGGGACATCAGCGCGTTCTCCAGCTCCACCGAGGAGATCCACTCGCCGCCGGACTTGATGACGTCCTTGGCCCGGTCGGTGAGGGTGAGGTAGCCGTCGGGCGAGATCGTGCCGACGTCGCCGGTCTTGAGCCAGCCGTCCTCGCTGAACTTGTCGGCGGGGCGGAGAGGGTCGGCGTCCGGGCCGTTGTAGTAGGCGCCGGCGATCCACGGGCCGCGCACCTCCAGCTCGCCCGCCGACTCGCCGTCCCAGGGGAGGCGTTCGCCGCCCGGGCCGGTCAGCCGGGCCTCCACGCCCGCCGGGAAGCGGCCCTGGGTGAGGCGGTAGGAGAACTCCTCGTCCGTGCCGACCACGTGGGCCGGCGGACGGGCGACCGTGCCGAGCGGGGACGTCTCCGTCATGCCCCAGGCGTGGCAGACCCGCATGCCCAGCTTGTCGAAGGCCTCCATCAGCGACGGCGGGCAGGCCGAGCCGCCGATGGTGACCTGGGTGAGGGAGGAGACGTCCCGGGGGTGCGCGGTCAGCTCCGCGAGCAGGCCCTGCCAGATGGTGGGGACGGCGGCCGCGTGGGTCGGCTTCTCGCGCTCGATCATCGCGGCGAGGGGGGCCGGCTGGAGGAAGCGGTCCGGCATCAGCAGGTTCACGCCGGTCATGAAGGTGGCGTGCGGCAGGCCCCAGGCGTTCACGTGGAACTGGGGGACCACGACCAGCGAGGTGTCCTGGTCGGTGAGGCCCATCGACTGGGCCATGTTGACCTGCATGGAGTGCAGGTAGATGGAGCGGTGGCTGTAGACCACGCCCTTGGGGTCGCCGGTGGTGCCGGAGGTGTAGCACATGGCGGCGGCCTGGCGTTCGTCCAGCTCGGGCCAGTCGTAGGAGGTGGGCTTCCCGGCGATCAGGTCCTCGTACTCGTGGACCCGCGCGGTCGCCTCCGCGAGCAGCGAGCGGTCCCCGGGGCCGGTGACCACCACGTGTTCGACGGTCTTCAGGTGCGGCAGCAGCGGGGCGAGCAGGGGGAGCAGCGAACCGTTGGCGATGATCACGCGGTCGGCGGCGTGGTGGACGATCCAGGCCAGCTGCTCGGGCGGGAGGCGGAGGTTCAGGGTGTGCAGGACCGCGCCCATGGACGGGATCGCGAAGTACGCCTCGACGTGCTCGGCGTTGTTCCAGGCCAGGGTCGCGACGCGCTCGTCGGCGGTGACGCCGAGGTCCTCGCGCAGCGCGTGGGCCAACTGGGCCGCGCGGGCGCCGATCTCCGCGAAGGAGCGGCGGTGCGGTTCGTCCTCACCGGTCCACGTGGTCACCTGCGATGTCCCGTGGATCGTCGACCCGTGGGTCAGGATCCTGGAGATCAACAGCGGTACGTCCTGCATGGTGCTCAGCACGGCGTCCTCCCGGGGCGACATTGCCTGCGCGGTGGTAAGGGTTGCGCTGATTCTGCGCACATACCGCGCGGTATGTCACTAGGAGGCGGTGATCGATCAGGTGACGTCGGCCGACACTTCGGCTCAGGACCGAACAAGTCCCAGCTCGGAGTCCTCCCGGAGCTTGCCCAGGGCCCGCGACACGGCCGACTTCACCGTGCCCACCGACACCCCCAGCACCTCGGCCGTCTGGACCTCGCTGAGGTCCTCGTAGTACCTCAGGACCACCATCGCCCGCTGCCGCGCGGGCAGCCGCATGATCGCCCGCCACATCGCGTCGCGCAGCGCCTGCTGCTCGGCCGGGTCGTCGCCGCCGGGCACCGGCTCCGGCTCGGGCAGCTCGTCGCAGGCGAACTCGTCGACCTTGCGCTTGCGCCACTGCGACGTCCGCGTGTTCAGCAGCGCCCGGCGCACATAGCCGTCGAGGGCGCGGTGGTCCTCGATGCGCTCCCAGGCGACGTACGTCTTGGCGAGCGCGGTCTGCAGCAGGTCCTCCGCGTCGCTCGGGTTGCCGGTGAGCGAGCGGGCGGTGCGCAGGAGCACCGGCTGGCGGGCCTTGACGTACGACGAGAACGACGGGTAGGGAAGGGTCCGCTCCGCTGGTGCGGCCGCCTTCGAAGCGCTCGTGCAGACGAGTGTGGTCATGGCTCAACGCTATGAGCGGGGCGGTATCGAGCGGATCGGCCGCAGGTCCCGAAGCGGGATCCCCCTCAGGTTGTAGGGGTAGGGGTGGCTGCACCTCCTGTAGGTGGAGCGGCGGGCCCCGGGTACTGCGGGTTCACCCCTGGGGGTCGGCGGTCAGGACGAGTCCGGACGTGGGCACGCCCGTCCCGGCCGTCACCAGGACCCGTTCCGCGCCCGGCACCTGGTTCACCGCCGTGCCCCTGATCTGCCGGACCGCCTCCGCGATGCCGTTCATGCCGTGCAGGTACGCCTCCCCCAGCTGGCCGCCGTGGGTGTTGAGCGGCAGTCGTTCCTCGGCCACGAAGTCCGCCGCCTCGCCGGGGCCGCAGAAGCCGAACTCCTCCAGCTGCATCAGCACGAACGGCGTGAAGTGGTCGTAGAGGATCCCCACGTCGACGGCGTCCGGCGTGAGCCCCGAGCCGCGCCACAGCTGCCGGGCCACCACCGCCGTCTCGGGCAGGCCGGTGAGGTCGCCGCGGTAGAAGCCGGTCATCTGCTCCTGCGCGCGTCCGGCGCCCTGGGCGGCGGCGGCGATCACGGCGGGCGGGTGGGGCAGGTCGCGGGCCCGTTCGACGGAGGTGACGACGAGCGCCTGCCCGCCGTCCGTCTCCTGGCAGCAGTCCAGCAGCCGCAGCGGCTCGACGATCCACCGGGACGCGGCGTGGTCGGCGAGGGTGATGGGCCGGCCGTGGAAGTAGGCGGCCGGGTTGGTCGCCGCGTACCGGCGGTCGGTGACGGCCACGTGCCCGAAGGCCTCCGGGGTCAGCCCGTAGGCGTGGAGGTACCGCCGGGCCGCCATCGCCACCCAGGAGGCCGGGGTGAGCAGGCCGAACGGCAGCGTCCAGCCGAGCGCCGCGCCCTCCGCCGTGGGCTCCCGGTGCCGTACGCCGGAGCCGAAGCGGCGGCCGGAGCGCTCGTTGAACGCCCGGTAGCAGACGACCACGTCGGCCACGCCCGCGGCGATCGCGAGGGCCGCCTGCTGGACGGTGGCGCAGGCCGCGCCGCCGCCGTAGTGGATCCGGGAGAAGAAGGACAGCTCGCCGATGCCGGCCGCCTGGGCGACGGTGATCTCGGGGCTGGTGTCCATGGTGAAGGTGACCATCCCGTCGACGTCGGCCGGTGTCAGGCCCGCGTCCGCGAGGGCCGCGCGCACCGCCTCGACGGCCAGGCGCAGTTCGCTGCGGCCCGAGTCCTTGGAGAACTCCGTGGCCCCCACACCGACGACGGCCGCGCGCCCGCCGAGGCCGTCCCGGCGCCTCGGGTTCATGCCGGGACCCGTACCGTCACCGTGCCGGTGACGTGCGTGCCGGCGCCGTTCGCGCCGACGACCCGGACCGTCGCGGTGTCGCCGTCGACCTCCTCGACCGTGCCGGTCAGCACCATCGTGTCGCCGGGGTGGTTGGGCGCGCCGAGCCGGATGGCGACCCGGCGCAGGACGGCCCGGGGGCCGAAGTGGTCCGTGACGTAGCGGCCGACCAGGCCGTTGGTGGTCAGGATGTTCATGAAGATGTCGGGGGAGCCCTTCTCCCGGGCCGCGTCCGGGTCGTGATGCACGTCCTGGTAGTCGCGGGAGGCGATCGCCCCGGCGACGATCAGCGTGCGGGTGATCGGGATCTCCAGCGGCGGGAGGCGGTCGCCGGCGTTCACGGCGTCACCCCCTGGAACACCGGCAGCACCAGCTCGTCGTCGTAGCGCCGGAACTCCAGCCGGACCGGCATGCCGATGCGGACCTCGTCGTACGGCACCCCGACCACGTTGCTGACGAGCCGCACGCCCTCGGCGAGCTCGATCAGGCCGACCGCGTAAGGAGGCTCGAAGGCCGGGAAGGGCGGGTGGTGCACGACGACGTACGAGTAGACCGTGCCCTCGCCGCTCGCCGCGACGGTGTCCCAGTCCGGGGAGCCGCAGCCGTGGCAGCCCGGCAGCCAGGGGAAACGGAGGGTTCGGCAGGCGGTGCAGCGCTGGATCAGCAGCTCGTGGCGGGCCACGCCGTCCCAGAAGCCGGCGTTGTCGCGGTTGACGACGGGGCGGGGGCGCGGTTCCCGGGGCTTGTTCCGCCGGCGCTCGGGGGCGTACTTGAGGATGCGGAAGCGGTGGGTGCCGGCGAGTGCGCCGTCCGCCCGGATGTCCGTGCGGGTGGTGACGAAGTAGCCCGTCCCGAGTTTCGTGGTCTTGCGGCCGGAGACCGACTCGATCACCGAGTCGAAGGTGATCCGGTCGCCCGGGCGCAGGGGGCGCAGGTACTCCTGCTCGCAGTCGGTGGCGACGACGGCGGTACAGCCCGCCTCGTCGAGCAGGCCGAGCAGTTCGTCGTAGGCGGCCGCGCGTGCCGGGTGGCCGGACAGGCCGCCCATCGTCCAGACCTGGAGCATGGTGGGCGGGGCCACCGCGTCCGGTCCCGCGTAGGCGGGGTGGGTGTCGCCCGTCGCCTCGCACCAGTGCCTGATCATCGGCTCGTTGACGGG
This genomic stretch from Streptomyces sp. Go-475 harbors:
- a CDS encoding SigE family RNA polymerase sigma factor, which translates into the protein MTTLVCTSASKAAAPAERTLPYPSFSSYVKARQPVLLRTARSLTGNPSDAEDLLQTALAKTYVAWERIEDHRALDGYVRRALLNTRTSQWRKRKVDEFACDELPEPEPVPGGDDPAEQQALRDAMWRAIMRLPARQRAMVVLRYYEDLSEVQTAEVLGVSVGTVKSAVSRALGKLREDSELGLVRS
- a CDS encoding TetR family transcriptional regulator gives rise to the protein MAARDPEATKARIFEAAVAEFARHGIAGARIDRIAAEAKANKQLIYAYFGNKAELFAIVLERKMLHLAEAVPVDPDDLEGWIDRLMDYHAAHPELLRLLFWEGLEYGNAELPHESDRQEHYRRKVAALQDGQDRGVVTDAIPAADLLFLLTALANWTAVVPQMRRILVGDDDTDQHRLRASVKEAARRLTAR
- a CDS encoding antibiotic biosynthesis monooxygenase family protein codes for the protein MTEISTGGDVVTYINVFTVAPEHQQRLVELLQHMAREVMPKQPGYVQANIHRGLEGTRVANYNQWRSQADLAAAREDPEVRACMEQVLEIATLDLVPYEVVSVHRP
- a CDS encoding MaoC family dehydratase; amino-acid sequence: MNAGDRLPPLEIPITRTLIVAGAIASRDYQDVHHDPDAAREKGSPDIFMNILTTNGLVGRYVTDHFGPRAVLRRVAIRLGAPNHPGDTMVLTGTVEEVDGDTATVRVVGANGAGTHVTGTVTVRVPA
- a CDS encoding bifunctional MaoC family dehydratase N-terminal/OB-fold nucleic acid binding domain-containing protein, encoding MSGEPDVHEELETRLKAYEGRPAAVTGVGKDPVNEPMIRHWCEATGDTHPAYAGPDAVAPPTMLQVWTMGGLSGHPARAAAYDELLGLLDEAGCTAVVATDCEQEYLRPLRPGDRITFDSVIESVSGRKTTKLGTGYFVTTRTDIRADGALAGTHRFRILKYAPERRRNKPREPRPRPVVNRDNAGFWDGVARHELLIQRCTACRTLRFPWLPGCHGCGSPDWDTVAASGEGTVYSYVVVHHPPFPAFEPPYAVGLIELAEGVRLVSNVVGVPYDEVRIGMPVRLEFRRYDDELVLPVFQGVTP
- a CDS encoding long-chain fatty acid--CoA ligase, with amino-acid sequence MSPREDAVLSTMQDVPLLISRILTHGSTIHGTSQVTTWTGEDEPHRRSFAEIGARAAQLAHALREDLGVTADERVATLAWNNAEHVEAYFAIPSMGAVLHTLNLRLPPEQLAWIVHHAADRVIIANGSLLPLLAPLLPHLKTVEHVVVTGPGDRSLLAEATARVHEYEDLIAGKPTSYDWPELDERQAAAMCYTSGTTGDPKGVVYSHRSIYLHSMQVNMAQSMGLTDQDTSLVVVPQFHVNAWGLPHATFMTGVNLLMPDRFLQPAPLAAMIEREKPTHAAAVPTIWQGLLAELTAHPRDVSSLTQVTIGGSACPPSLMEAFDKLGMRVCHAWGMTETSPLGTVARPPAHVVGTDEEFSYRLTQGRFPAGVEARLTGPGGERLPWDGESAGELEVRGPWIAGAYYNGPDADPLRPADKFSEDGWLKTGDVGTISPDGYLTLTDRAKDVIKSGGEWISSVELENALMSHPDVAEAAVVAVPDDKWGERPLATVVLKEGATATFETLRAFLADEGRIAKWQLPERWTVIESVPKTSVGKFDKKVLRRQYAQGELDVTSLA
- a CDS encoding lipid-transfer protein, which produces MNPRRRDGLGGRAAVVGVGATEFSKDSGRSELRLAVEAVRAALADAGLTPADVDGMVTFTMDTSPEITVAQAAGIGELSFFSRIHYGGGAACATVQQAALAIAAGVADVVVCYRAFNERSGRRFGSGVRHREPTAEGAALGWTLPFGLLTPASWVAMAARRYLHAYGLTPEAFGHVAVTDRRYAATNPAAYFHGRPITLADHAASRWIVEPLRLLDCCQETDGGQALVVTSVERARDLPHPPAVIAAAAQGAGRAQEQMTGFYRGDLTGLPETAVVARQLWRGSGLTPDAVDVGILYDHFTPFVLMQLEEFGFCGPGEAADFVAEERLPLNTHGGQLGEAYLHGMNGIAEAVRQIRGTAVNQVPGAERVLVTAGTGVPTSGLVLTADPQG
- a CDS encoding PAS domain-containing protein; this translates as MSSRPSRGAARLAAILDALPDALVLVNANGTVVNANTIALEAFETPGTALVGRGLLDLLPHFDSKLIPGSMRRPEHLDPRARTKPTRMVARRTDGTEFPVEVTSANLENGQQAYDSYGYSGDELLMLVVRDLTGTVDTEAELARSQRQTEMILRAAAEGVVGTDTDGRIVLVNPAAAQILGYRASDLGGRELHTLVLHSRGDGSPFPYDESPLADTLRSGRKHRVRGQVLYAKDGGKVPVDLTTAPVRDGDQLVGAVMTFTDRRPYDAVVEEKEAAEKRHAEELERVAEEHASELTALRQQHVTELEELRERHAEELAAGEERYAALGEREKDRYEALAARHEQLLTLLGRSLRGPLEELRRELAALAADDAGQLWPEANQVLHHLSAGYSRITTLIDNVLGYQRLDAGSEDISRTKVMLDAVVAAGVDGAVELIGPGRVQFAVHAPPIEAEVDPRLLATALAHLVADVAGVDATGNTPVSAGGYLDNTVVVAAAQRGEVVRIEVRGPYAGGDTVHEPIVRGIVRAHGGVLQTHEVPGMSGSAYVLEVPIGGGAGAVAAEAVDEAVPDAPEAADATAATAATAVPDEQSSGGGRRRARRSSTDAFLDVDAPGAEGDVAGAGAGDSGAAAGADGVVPTGRRRRRAAGEPAALPAQASGEGGAVSGGTGRRRGRPAEDAGAAALGSAVQGVAEGAVVTAAEHAAGTAASGTGLGGTVPPQGVPAPSGRRARREPGEQHALPPALPASPSGEAAGAADAAQGQAPQPTGRRRRALAAATERAAQQEAAGPRQVFALPPAEADQAGPGHQEVPAAQAGQVPGQGQDQGQGQGAVAVPGPGGGGVEEGRHDAVPHDQSADHTPPQPHPTSAPTGRRRRAVAPQPVAEGAGHPVPAAGAGHPLPAAAGADQGGPAAAGSVPGGSMPAGVAAAGVVAAGAAPAGAEQMVPARQDADGRVPQGQGVPGQGVPGQAVPAQGAPGQAGVTAGQVAPGTAVPPQGVPVPPQGNAVQPQGVPAPAQGNAVHPQGNAPGGAPGGSAPQGNVPRPQGAVAGPQGTAVPPQGVAAPPQGGSVPPQGVVPPQGVAAPAPQGVVPPQGVAVPPQAVAVPGGLGHSVQAALPGQAVQAPAQTQPQAAQPLPQQGVAAPGQQTSAGQPLPAEAAPGQGTPPRGTPAAQTWPAADDTSGAGVAVPPNGARQAPQPHTPAPGTPLPAEGAPRAAQPLPAEAAAGVDPNSTQGRAISVRTLGQGVPFNRQAAQVQQPAAPPAPGGTPPPHQPGGSGRRRKLGTPPDPATRTEQASRPEQAARPHPAGEATPAPGPGQVPAPAQAQVQAPVSAPVPAQPSLAGQSRLAQVTEGGGRSYAIGAPDENAAEGPEPLDGPGGAVEVADPPRPQPMDDELPPEPLDNPRRLLVWPAPDVSTQQALSDRGYRPVIVHSREEVDAQIAAFPAALFVDPLTGPITRTALQSLRQAAVAAEVPVLVTAGLGQASRDAAYGADPAVLLKALAPRDSEQHPPRVLLIEEHAEIALALTATLERRGMQVARAASEADAVALAGQFRPNLVVMDLLQVHRRQAGIVDWLRANGQLNRTPLVVYTAAVDQADLPRLASGETVLFLAERSTSGEVQTRIVELLARIGTN
- a CDS encoding MFS transporter; translated protein: MPSATTTTTTSRRAAAPVRQRRTPAPGLFLTLLAVCSAVTAANIYLAAPLLSLMARDFGSAPSALAWIASVAQLGYAVGLLFFAPLGDSANRRRLVAGLTVVTALSLAASAAAPGAGALAVAMFVASAATVIPQLLVPLVAERAPEDRRARHVAAVIAGLFTGIVAARVLGGIAGQAFGWRWVFAGAALLTLVLGLATAVVLPSQRRREGPLFAGLAALPSVLRRSPDLWRACVRQAGMFGAWSALWTSLALLLTGPVYGLSTATAGLFGLFGLTASAVAPLAGGLVDRFGAARVVRSAYLLAAVSVPLFWLGGHVLGALFAAAVLIHAALVASHVANQTLALTATSTPATANTAYVVAGFAGGAAASALAGTAFSHFGWGGVCAVAGLWLVLGWGVTWSRR